From the Anaerolineae bacterium genome, one window contains:
- a CDS encoding epoxyqueuosine reductase — MAREIEDFIVQTVTAAGTHTQYRRPLVGFASADDPRWQELRRIAEPSHFLPQDLLPEARTVVAFFLPFAEEIVHANREADGTAPAWATAYLETNALINQIVQELIARLGKRGIRAAGQPATYNWDPVTLVSRWSHKSAAAIAGLGTFGLHRMLITDAGCAGRCGSLMIDAEVPPTSRPHMERCLYFYDGSCTYCVDACPVQALRPAPFGQMNLDKWACHTHLRDVVKPRLGTDCCGKCAVGPCALASAVE, encoded by the coding sequence CTGGCGCGGGAGATCGAGGACTTCATCGTCCAGACGGTAACAGCCGCTGGCACCCACACGCAATACCGCCGGCCGCTGGTCGGCTTCGCCTCCGCCGATGACCCCCGCTGGCAGGAACTGCGCCGCATCGCCGAGCCGTCCCATTTCCTGCCCCAGGACCTGCTCCCGGAGGCGCGTACGGTGGTGGCCTTTTTCCTGCCGTTCGCCGAGGAGATTGTGCACGCCAACCGGGAGGCGGACGGCACCGCGCCGGCATGGGCGACGGCCTACCTGGAGACCAATGCCCTCATCAACCAGATCGTGCAGGAGCTGATCGCCCGGTTGGGTAAGCGCGGCATTCGGGCGGCGGGCCAGCCGGCCACCTATAACTGGGACCCTGTGACGCTGGTCAGCCGCTGGTCCCACAAATCGGCCGCGGCCATCGCCGGCCTGGGCACCTTTGGCCTGCACCGCATGTTGATCACTGACGCCGGCTGTGCCGGCCGATGCGGCAGTCTGATGATCGACGCGGAAGTCCCGCCGACATCGCGCCCCCATATGGAACGCTGTCTCTATTTCTACGACGGAAGCTGTACCTACTGTGTGGATGCCTGTCCGGTGCAGGCCCTGCGGCCGGCGCCCTTCGGCCAGATGAACCTGGACAAATGGGCCTGTCATACTCACCTTCGGGATGTGGTCAAACCGCGGTTGGGCACGGACTGCTGTGGCAAATGCGCTGTGGGACCGTGTGCGTTGGCCTCGGCCGTGGAATGA
- a CDS encoding YbaK/EbsC family protein encodes MAKEKGISKTPPMRALEAAGVPYQVHIHARKQYTAEGVAEDLKVPLAWVVKAMIVQRSDGRFALFVVPGDKRLSMKKAAAALNDKGASLAPEREVLRATGYQVGSVSVTGFRRDDIPGFIDQSVMAAERIIISAGRPDAGIEMSPADLPKIIPNAQLGDYCEG; translated from the coding sequence ATGGCGAAGGAGAAAGGGATTTCCAAGACACCCCCCATGCGGGCACTGGAGGCCGCCGGCGTTCCTTACCAAGTGCACATCCACGCCCGCAAGCAGTATACTGCCGAGGGCGTGGCGGAAGACCTGAAGGTGCCGCTGGCCTGGGTGGTCAAGGCCATGATCGTCCAGCGTTCTGACGGCCGGTTTGCCCTCTTCGTCGTGCCCGGGGATAAGCGGTTGAGCATGAAGAAGGCCGCGGCGGCGCTGAACGATAAGGGCGCATCCCTGGCGCCGGAGCGCGAGGTGCTCCGCGCCACCGGTTACCAGGTGGGTTCGGTTTCGGTGACCGGCTTCCGGCGGGACGATATCCCAGGCTTCATTGACCAGAGCGTAATGGCGGCGGAGCGCATTATTATCAGCGCCGGCCGGCCCGATGCCGGCATCGAGATGTCGCCGGCGGACCTCCCCAAAATTATCCCGAATGCCCAGCTCGGCGACTACTGCGAAGGTTGA
- a CDS encoding MFS transporter, translating to MASTTTSTRPEPASIWQLPRNIWAVSLTSFFMDVSSEMVLNIVPLFLSNVLGVKTNIIGLIEGIAEATSSLLKVFSGWISDRLNQRKWLAVAGYGISAISKPFFYFVNSWAGVAAVRWADRVGKGIRTAPRDALVADSIEERHRGLAFGFHRAADTAGAVVGILVALLLVWLSQSTQSLLTRRTFQTVVLISLIPAALAVLSLAIGAQDVPVRRREGVPVRFKGLGRQFLVFMLLVGLFDLGNSSDAFLILRAQERGLNVLGVLGMLATFNVVYTLVSTPAGSLSDRIGRRRVIIGGWVVYGLIYLGFALAQKGWHIWALYALYGIYYGMAYGTAKAMVADIVPAELRGTAYGTYNAVLGILDFPASLIAGILWDGAFGWNGLGPSAPFLFGAIMALLAAAGMMLWRPQPAQEPQS from the coding sequence ATGGCTTCCACGACGACTTCGACGCGCCCGGAACCCGCCTCCATCTGGCAACTGCCCCGCAATATCTGGGCGGTCAGCCTGACCAGCTTTTTCATGGACGTCTCCAGCGAGATGGTGCTTAATATCGTCCCGCTCTTCCTGTCCAACGTGCTGGGGGTCAAGACCAATATCATCGGCTTGATCGAGGGCATCGCCGAGGCGACTTCCAGCCTGCTGAAGGTGTTCTCCGGCTGGATTTCCGACAGGCTCAACCAGCGCAAATGGCTGGCGGTGGCCGGCTACGGCATCTCGGCCATCTCCAAACCCTTCTTTTACTTCGTCAACTCGTGGGCCGGCGTGGCGGCAGTGCGCTGGGCAGACCGCGTCGGCAAAGGCATCCGCACAGCGCCGCGCGATGCCCTGGTCGCCGACTCCATCGAGGAACGGCATCGCGGGCTGGCCTTCGGCTTCCATCGCGCCGCGGACACCGCCGGCGCAGTGGTCGGCATCCTCGTCGCGCTCTTGCTGGTCTGGCTCAGCCAATCCACCCAGAGCCTGCTGACGCGCCGCACTTTCCAGACAGTCGTGCTCATCAGCCTGATACCCGCCGCACTGGCGGTGCTGTCCCTGGCCATCGGTGCACAGGATGTGCCGGTGCGCAGGCGCGAAGGGGTGCCGGTCCGATTCAAGGGCCTGGGCCGGCAGTTCCTCGTCTTCATGCTTCTGGTGGGACTGTTCGACCTGGGGAATTCCTCCGACGCCTTCCTCATCCTGCGGGCGCAGGAGCGCGGTCTGAACGTATTGGGCGTCCTGGGCATGCTGGCGACGTTCAACGTGGTGTACACGCTGGTCTCGACGCCGGCCGGCTCCCTGTCGGACCGCATTGGCCGGCGCAGGGTCATCATCGGCGGATGGGTTGTCTATGGGCTGATCTACCTGGGATTCGCGCTGGCGCAGAAGGGCTGGCACATTTGGGCGCTGTACGCGCTGTACGGGATATATTACGGGATGGCGTACGGCACCGCCAAAGCGATGGTGGCAGATATCGTGCCGGCGGAACTGCGCGGCACCGCCTACGGCACGTACAACGCGGTGCTGGGCATCCTAGATTTCCCCGCCTCGCTCATCGCCGGCATCCTGTGGGACGGCGCCTTCGGCTGGAACGGTTTGGGCCCCTCCGCCCCCTTCCTCTTCGGCGCCATTATGGCCCTGCTGGCGGCGGCCGGCATGATGCTGTGGCGTCCCCAGCCGGCGCAGGAGCCGCAGAGCTAA
- a CDS encoding GntR family transcriptional regulator: MELERIDTQKAYNLIKEKIITLQLKPGAPIDEDALCAEAGLTPTAVREALKWLAHDHLVDITPRHGIRVAEANPAELRELFEMRLPLETLCARMAAERATADDIVVMDALVREYERVKGAGNVDTLLDLDHRFHSALADAAHNRYMRETLERFFGLSERLWYLASPQIDWVLSALDRHAELVQAIKARDAERAAGLMHQHVLDFQALVERALGLG, encoded by the coding sequence GTGGAACTGGAACGCATTGATACGCAAAAAGCATATAACCTTATTAAGGAAAAGATTATCACGCTCCAGCTCAAGCCGGGGGCGCCGATCGACGAGGACGCACTGTGCGCGGAGGCGGGATTGACCCCGACGGCGGTGCGCGAGGCACTGAAATGGCTGGCCCACGACCACCTGGTGGATATCACCCCGCGCCACGGTATTCGCGTGGCGGAGGCAAACCCGGCCGAACTGCGCGAGCTGTTCGAGATGCGCCTGCCGCTGGAGACATTATGCGCCCGCATGGCGGCGGAGCGCGCCACCGCGGATGATATCGTGGTGATGGACGCCCTGGTGCGGGAATACGAGCGGGTGAAAGGCGCCGGCAACGTGGACACCCTGCTCGACCTGGACCACCGCTTCCACAGCGCATTGGCCGACGCCGCGCACAACCGCTACATGCGGGAGACGCTGGAGCGCTTCTTCGGCCTGTCGGAGCGCCTGTGGTACCTGGCCTCGCCGCAGATCGACTGGGTGCTCAGCGCGCTGGACCGCCATGCGGAGCTGGTGCAGGCGATCAAGGCGCGCGATGCCGAGCGTGCCGCCGGCCTCATGCATCAGCACGTGCTGGACTTCCAGGCGCTGGTGGAGCGTGCCTTGGGCCTGGGCTGA
- a CDS encoding hydantoinase/oxoprolinase family protein, with product MTASQPVTRTLVLGIDTGGTYTDGVLLDYHTREVIASCKSLTTRHDYAEGIGRVIEGIQIDNPAEVKMVSISTTLATNAIAEGKGARVALILIGYDKELAEAFQLHQRFGTTQYAFFAGGHTLFGEEKEPLDLQGILDYVHRVKDSVDALAVSAYFSPMNPEHELRAFEAISRICDLPIVLGHQLSTKLGSVERATTAALNASLLGMLKDFVIAVRRAMEARHIHAPLMVVRGDGTLMSEEFAARTPVETIHSGPAASAMGGRFLSRVDTALVVDVGGTTTDIALIEDGRVRVSEEGATVGNYKTCVQAANILSIALGGDSHIHIGRDQKWTIGPARVVPLAYLAHQYPAIKRRIAPLLQKGWGQIDLDQLEFWFLQREPHPGMVEKGSREAELVALLREGPLCVTDIVRRLKLLHAGQIGAAELWRQEIIGRAGLTPTDFMHLDGIYRTWDAEMSEIAAALFCRNLGLDVKTFRDLLWQRVDEIITEVILSFLTGKKLAAPDPLHDVDMGRWFFHNSLQAAHPHLETTIRLKVPIIGIGAPAKIFLERVADIFHTELILPPYYWVANAVGAVAGSVMVTEEALVYARLSEDQSEVVGYYVQTSEGRTYYESLEEALGYARQRVRTLAWEGAVRAGAHSPQVTLEEVEDGLDTYRIRARAMGTPRLA from the coding sequence GACACAGGAGGCACCTATACCGACGGAGTACTGCTGGACTATCACACGCGCGAGGTGATCGCCTCCTGCAAAAGCCTCACCACCCGGCACGATTATGCCGAGGGCATCGGCAGGGTCATTGAAGGCATTCAGATCGACAACCCTGCCGAAGTGAAGATGGTCTCCATCTCCACGACCCTGGCGACCAACGCCATCGCCGAAGGCAAGGGCGCCCGGGTGGCGCTGATACTGATCGGCTATGACAAAGAGCTTGCCGAAGCGTTTCAGCTCCACCAGCGCTTCGGCACGACCCAATATGCCTTCTTCGCCGGCGGCCATACCCTCTTCGGCGAAGAGAAGGAGCCGCTGGACCTGCAGGGCATCCTGGACTACGTCCACCGCGTCAAGGACTCCGTGGACGCCCTGGCGGTCTCGGCCTATTTCAGCCCCATGAACCCCGAACACGAACTGCGCGCCTTCGAGGCCATCTCGCGCATCTGCGACCTGCCAATCGTGCTGGGCCATCAGCTCTCAACCAAACTCGGCTCGGTGGAACGCGCCACCACTGCCGCGTTGAACGCCTCCCTGCTGGGCATGCTGAAAGATTTTGTCATCGCCGTGCGCCGCGCCATGGAAGCCCGCCATATTCACGCACCACTGATGGTGGTGCGCGGCGATGGCACGCTGATGAGCGAGGAATTCGCCGCCCGCACCCCGGTGGAGACCATCCATTCCGGGCCGGCGGCCAGCGCCATGGGCGGACGCTTCCTCTCGCGGGTGGATACTGCGCTGGTGGTGGATGTCGGCGGCACCACCACGGACATCGCGCTCATCGAGGATGGGCGGGTGCGGGTCAGCGAGGAAGGCGCCACCGTCGGCAACTACAAGACCTGTGTGCAGGCGGCCAATATCCTCTCGATCGCGCTGGGCGGCGACAGCCACATCCATATCGGCCGCGATCAGAAGTGGACCATCGGGCCGGCGCGCGTTGTACCGCTGGCGTACCTGGCCCACCAGTACCCCGCCATCAAGCGCCGCATCGCCCCGCTCCTGCAGAAGGGCTGGGGGCAGATTGACCTGGACCAGTTGGAATTCTGGTTCTTACAGCGGGAACCGCACCCCGGCATGGTGGAAAAAGGCTCCCGAGAGGCCGAGTTGGTGGCACTCCTGCGCGAAGGACCGCTGTGCGTCACCGACATCGTGCGCCGGCTGAAACTGCTCCACGCCGGCCAGATCGGCGCGGCAGAGCTCTGGCGGCAGGAGATCATCGGCAGGGCCGGCCTGACCCCCACCGATTTCATGCATCTGGACGGCATCTACCGGACCTGGGACGCCGAAATGTCCGAGATTGCCGCCGCGCTCTTCTGCCGCAACCTCGGCCTGGACGTGAAGACCTTCCGCGATCTGCTGTGGCAAAGGGTGGATGAGATCATCACCGAGGTCATCCTTTCCTTCCTGACCGGCAAGAAACTGGCCGCCCCGGACCCGCTCCACGATGTGGACATGGGCCGCTGGTTCTTCCACAACAGCCTGCAGGCGGCACACCCGCATCTGGAGACGACCATTCGCCTGAAAGTGCCCATCATCGGCATTGGTGCGCCGGCGAAAATCTTCCTGGAGCGGGTGGCCGACATCTTCCACACGGAGCTGATCCTGCCGCCCTATTATTGGGTGGCGAACGCGGTGGGCGCGGTGGCCGGCAGTGTCATGGTGACCGAGGAAGCACTGGTCTACGCCCGCCTCTCCGAGGACCAGTCCGAGGTGGTGGGCTATTATGTGCAGACCTCGGAGGGCCGCACGTATTACGAGAGCCTGGAGGAGGCGTTGGGATATGCGCGCCAGCGCGTCCGCACCCTGGCATGGGAAGGGGCGGTGCGCGCCGGCGCCCATTCCCCGCAGGTAACCCTGGAAGAGGTCGAGGATGGCCTGGATACCTATCGCATCCGGGCCCGCGCTATGGGAACACCGCGCCTGGCATAA